DNA from Prosthecobacter vanneervenii:
CTGCGCTGAAGGAGACGCTCTCTGTCGTGCTGTCGTCACCGATGTTTCTGTATCTGGCGGAGCCGATCCCTGATGAGAAACACCGCCCTCTGACGGGTCCGGAGCTCGCCACACGTCTGGCCTATTTTCTCTGGAGCGCACCACCTGATGCTGCGCTGCGTGATCTGGGCAAAAATGGTGAACTCTTGAAGCCCGAAGTGCTGGCCGCCCAAACGGAGCGACTGCTCAATGATCCGCGTTCGGCGAATTTCCTCGAAGCCTTCACGCATCAGTGGCTGGGGCTGGATCGAATCGATTTCTTCGAGGTGAACCGCACGCTGTATCCGCGCTTTGACACGGGCACCAAGGTGGCTGCGAAAGCCGAGATTCATGAGACCATGGCGCATGTCATGCAGACAAATTCCAGCCTGCGCGACTTGCTGAAGGCTGACTATGTGATGATCAACCGCGTGCTAGCCCACTACTACGGCATTCCAGGTGTGAAGGGAGACGGATATGAAAAGATCAAGTTGCCCAAAGATTCGCCTCGTGGCGGTCTGCTCGGCATGGCGGCCGTGCATTTCATGGGCGGCAATGGCGAGCGTACCAGCCCTGTGGAGCGCGGTGCCTGGGTGCTGCGCAAGCTGCTGCATGATCCGCCCCCGCCTGCTCCGGCAAACGTGCCCGCGATCAAGCGGCTCGCTGGAAAAGTGCTCACCACCCATGAGCGCCTGCTCGCGCATCAGGAAGATCCGGAATGCGCAAGCTGCCACCGCAAGATCGACCCCATCGGCTTTGGCCTGGAGAACTTTGATGCAGCCGGACAATGGCGCACCGAGGACAGCTACATGGCAGTGGATGCCAACGGCAAAGCCGATCCAAAATCCAAGAAAACGTGGACGATCGAGGCTGCGTCGGCGCTCTACAAAGGACCTGCGTTCAAGGACTTCTACGGCCTGCGCGACATCATCGCCGCCAGATCAGACGCCTTTGCCCGAGGCTTCAGCGAGGCGCTGCTGGAGTTTGCACTTGGAAGACCGCCCGGCTTCCGCGATGAGCCGCTCCTCACCAGCATGGTTCAGCAGGCTGGAAAAAAGAATCTCGCCATCCGCGAGTTTATCCACGCGCTGGTCGCAAGTCAGGAGTTCCACACGAAGTAATCTCTCACCGAAAAATCACATGAGCCCCTCTCCCGTCTCACGTCGCCACTTCCTGCAATCCAGCACGGCGCTCATCGCGCTGCCTGCTTTGGAGTCTCTCGGATTTCGTCGCTTTGCCTCGGCAGCCGCTCCTGTGGCACCGCCAAAGCGTCTGGTGTTTCTGGGCTTTGGCTGGGGCATCACTACGGAGAGCTGGTTTCCAGACATCAAGCAGCCGGGCACAGACTACACTCTGCCAGAAGGCTTGAAGCCGCTCGCACGGCACAAGACGGACTTCACTGTGGTTCAGGGGCTGTGGAACAAATACAGCAACGACGGCCACTGGGGCAGCACCATGTGGCTCACGGGGGCGAACCGCTTTGGCGAGCCCGGACAAAATTTTCACAACAGCATCTCAGCAGACCAGGTGGCGGCGGCAAAGCTGGGTCTGGACACGCGCTTTGCCTCCCTGCAGCTCAACGGCAGCGAAAATGCGGAAGCCTCCGGCCACGGCCCCGGACTCTCGATGGCCTGGGACGTGAGCGGCAAACCCATCGGCGGCCACAAAGGCCCCGTAGAGGCCTATCACCGGCTTTTCTCCAAGGACACCACCCCCATCGAGCAGCAAAAGGCCATGCTGGCGCAGAAGCGCAGCGTACTGGACACGGTGATGGAAAACGCACGCACCCTGCAGAGCGGACTTGGCAAGACGGACAAGGGCAAGCTCGAAGAATACTTCCAGGGCATCCGCGACATCGAGACGCGCCTGAGCAAAGACGAGCAGTGGATCGGCGTGCCGCAGCCCAAGGCGCCGATCCCCGAGCCTGCTCCCGGTCTGGCTGGCAAGGAGGAGATCAAGATCATGTATGACATCATGATTGCCGCCATGCAGACAGACAGCACACGCGTGCTCACCTACCGTCAGCCCGTCAGCACGCTGCTGACGAGCATCGGCATCAAAGTGGCTCCGCATGACATGAGTCATTATCATTCCACCCTGGGTGAAAAACTGGATGCCTCCAAGCAGCGCGACCTAACGCAGAGCGAGCTGCTGGCCGGTCTCATCGACAAGCTGAAGGCGACCAAGGAGGTGGACGGCAGCCGCTTGTTTGACCACGTGGCGCTGGCCTATGGCAGCAACATCCGCACCGAGCACAGCCTGGACAACTGCCCCACGCTGCTCACTGGCGGCGGAGCAGGCATCAAACTCGGGCACAACATCGTCGCGCCCAAGGACACGCCGCTGTGCAACGCCTGGCTGACTCTGCTGCATGGCATTGGCGTGAATGTGGAGCGCCATGGCGACAGCTCAGGCGTGCTCAAGGAACTGATCGCCTAGCCCTTTCGCTTGCTCATGAAATCGTCACTTCTCATCGCAACACTGCTCGCGGCCAATCTCCACGCCGCCGACATCGAGCTGACCGAGACACTCCAACTGCCCGAGTGCCACAGCATCGGCTGGGTGCGGGCGAATACCCAGGTGAAGGGGCAGAAGAACTGGAACGGCGTGCTGGACGAGGCCAAATGGGGCACGCCTTCGCCACAGCAGGCGGTGGAGCGTAGCTGGGACTGGAAGCTCAGCGATGAGCAATGGCAGCAGGCCGTGAAGGAAAAAGGCGAAGGCAAAAAGGAAGACGTGAAGTTTGACCTCTGGATTCCAGAGGGCGTGGCGGTGGCCAGGGGCATCGTGGTCATGTCCGGCCATGGCAGCGGAGAGGCGCTCTACAAGCATGCGGAGCTACGCAAGATCTCTCGCGAGCTGCATCTGGCGCTTTTCAAATTCAATGGCAACCCCATGCAGCGCGGCTTCTGGCCAAGGAGCCTGCTGGATGAGCGGCTCAGGACCTTTGGCCAAAGGGCGCAGCATCCCGAGCTCGAAAACGCACCGCTCTTTCTCTACGGCCACTCAAACGGCACCGGCTTCTCCGCCATCTATCCCGCCGAAAGCACGCGCGTGTGGGGCTGGGTGTCCATGCGCCCAGGCACCACCTATCAGGTGTACCAGCCCGGCGCGGCACAGATCCCGGGACTGGTGATCTTTGGGGAAGACGATCCGTTTTTTGCCCGTCCCTCCAAGGAGGAAAACATGGGCGTCGTCGAGGCCATGCGCAGGAAACACCGCGCCCTGTGGAACTACGCCATGGAGCCCAAGACTGGCCACGGCCCTGGCGACAAGACCTGGCCGCTGGTCTTCTCCTTCCTGCGCCATACCTTTGCCGCCCGCGTGCCCGCATCTGCCGATCCGCTCAAAGGCCCGGTGCAGCTCCAGGCGCTGGCGCTTGAGCAGGGCTCGCTCGGGCAAAACTGGGACGCTGCACGTGGCGGCTACCAAACGCTGCCGACAGCCCCCTTCGCCTCCTTCGCGGGAGACAAAGCCGCCGCCTCCTGGCTCATTCATGCGGACTATGCCTCCGACTGGCAGATGTTTCAGCGGGATGGGCAGATCACCCGGCCGTAACAGCCCATGGTGGCATAGTGACTGCTCATCCCTCGTCAGATCACCATCGCGCACCTCCAAAGCTTCCGCACCTGCATGTCCTTTCGCAGTTGCAGACAGGTCCACCCATTGAAAATCAAGCGCATGCACGTGCGATTCTGGCATTTTTCCTGACGTCACCTTGCGCTTTCTTTTTATCCGACACAGCGGTTTGTGGTTGCCTCTGCGAGCGTGCAAGACAGTTTGAGAAGACCATTTCCTGATGAAACCCAAACAAGAATCCACCCTGGCCTGGTACGTGGTGCACACTCGCCCCAAGTGCGAGCACATCGCCGCATCGCTCATGGCGGGGCTGGAGGGCGTGGAGACATACTGCCCGCGCATCCGGTTTCAGAAGAACACGCGGCGGGGCAAGGTGTGGTTCGTCGAGGCGCTGTTTCCGAGCTACTTCTTTGCGCGGTTTGTGCCTCTGGAGTCGCTGCGGGCGGTGAACTACTCGCAGAACGTGATCAAGGTGGTGGACTTTGGGGACACGCTGACGCCCGTACCGGATGCGGCGATCGAGGAGCTGAAGGCCGAGATGAAGGACGTGGAGATTTGCGAGGTGGAAGTGGGTGTGAAAGTCGGTGACACCGTGGAGCTGACCGAAGGTCCGATGCGCGGGATGAAGGGGATTGTGAATGCGATGCTCACGGGCGTTGAGCGTGTGCGGATTCTGCTGGAGTTTTTGGGACGGGAGAATGCGGTGGAGGTACCGCTGTCAAAGATTTTGACGGAGCATCAGCCGCGGTCAGTGCTGGCGGCCAAGTAAGAGTTTGCGATGGTCATAACGGAGCGAGGGAACACGCTGGAGCCATTGGAACGTCAACGAGCCTTGGACAGATGATTCTACAGAGCCATTCTCGACTCGATCAGGCCAAAACTTTTTGAATGGGAAGAGATTAGGCGTGAGGCATGCTGGGCCTTGCAAGTGGCGTGGTGTGGGGTAGCTGAGTTGCTCCCCCTTCCCTTTTTCTTTTCCCATGCTTACCATCCGCGACGTCACGAAGACTTTTAATGCACGCACGCTTTTCAGCGCCGCGTCGATGACCATCAACTATGGGGAGCGGGTGGCGCTGGTGGGGCCGAATGGAGCAGGGAAATCGACGCTGTTTTCGCTGATTTTGAAGACGGACACGCCGGACTCCGGGGAGGTGATCCGGGATGAGTGGACGACGGTGGGGTTTCTGCCGCAGGAGAGCGAGCCGGTGGGGGATGAGACGGTGTTGGAGGTGGCGACGGGGAAGGCGGGGGAGATTGAGGCGCTGGAGAAGGCGCTGAGCGCCTTTGAGGCGGCGGGGGATGTTTCGAGCCCGGAGTATTTTGAGGCGCATGCGAAGCATGATGCGCTGCAGGACCCGCAGACGGAGGCAAAGGCGAAGAAGATCCTGAAAGGGCTGGGATACAAGGAGGAGGATTTTAACCGCCCGGCGCGCGAATTTAGCGGTGGGTGGGTGATGCGTGCACATATGACGCGACTGCTGGTGATGGAGCCGGATCTGCTGCTGCTGGATGAGCCGACGAATCACCTGGACCTGCTGTCGCTGATGTGGTTCCGGAATTACCTGAAAAACTATCCGGGGGCGCTGCTGATCATCTCGCATGACCGCGACTTTATGGATGAGCTGGTGCAGCAGGTGTATGAGATCGAGGAGAGCAAGCTCATCTCTTACCAGGGGAACTACAGCGACTACCTGAAGCAGCGCGAGGAAAACTACGAGCGGGCGATGCAGGCGTACAAGAACCAGCAGAAGGAGATCGAGCAAATCCAGGATTTCATCGACCGATTCAGGTCGGTGGCGTCGAAGGCGTCTCAGGCGCAGAGCCGTGAGAAGCAGCTGGCGAAGATGGACAAGCTGGAGAAGCCGCGGCCGCTGAGGAAGGGCTTCCGCTTTAACTTCCCGCAACCGCAGCGCAGCGGGCAGCGGCTGATCACGCTG
Protein-coding regions in this window:
- a CDS encoding DUF1552 domain-containing protein, whose product is MSPSPVSRRHFLQSSTALIALPALESLGFRRFASAAAPVAPPKRLVFLGFGWGITTESWFPDIKQPGTDYTLPEGLKPLARHKTDFTVVQGLWNKYSNDGHWGSTMWLTGANRFGEPGQNFHNSISADQVAAAKLGLDTRFASLQLNGSENAEASGHGPGLSMAWDVSGKPIGGHKGPVEAYHRLFSKDTTPIEQQKAMLAQKRSVLDTVMENARTLQSGLGKTDKGKLEEYFQGIRDIETRLSKDEQWIGVPQPKAPIPEPAPGLAGKEEIKIMYDIMIAAMQTDSTRVLTYRQPVSTLLTSIGIKVAPHDMSHYHSTLGEKLDASKQRDLTQSELLAGLIDKLKATKEVDGSRLFDHVALAYGSNIRTEHSLDNCPTLLTGGGAGIKLGHNIVAPKDTPLCNAWLTLLHGIGVNVERHGDSSGVLKELIA
- the nusG gene encoding transcription termination/antitermination protein NusG, with the protein product MKPKQESTLAWYVVHTRPKCEHIAASLMAGLEGVETYCPRIRFQKNTRRGKVWFVEALFPSYFFARFVPLESLRAVNYSQNVIKVVDFGDTLTPVPDAAIEELKAEMKDVEICEVEVGVKVGDTVELTEGPMRGMKGIVNAMLTGVERVRILLEFLGRENAVEVPLSKILTEHQPRSVLAAK
- a CDS encoding ABC-F family ATP-binding cassette domain-containing protein, with the protein product MLTIRDVTKTFNARTLFSAASMTINYGERVALVGPNGAGKSTLFSLILKTDTPDSGEVIRDEWTTVGFLPQESEPVGDETVLEVATGKAGEIEALEKALSAFEAAGDVSSPEYFEAHAKHDALQDPQTEAKAKKILKGLGYKEEDFNRPAREFSGGWVMRAHMTRLLVMEPDLLLLDEPTNHLDLLSLMWFRNYLKNYPGALLIISHDRDFMDELVQQVYEIEESKLISYQGNYSDYLKQREENYERAMQAYKNQQKEIEQIQDFIDRFRSVASKASQAQSREKQLAKMDKLEKPRPLRKGFRFNFPQPQRSGQRLITLTDIHQAYGTKQVYRGLDLEIERGERTVLVGPNGAGKSTLIKILAGEVPFQKGERKLGTNVKLGYFSQHRADTLDPDCSVLEELKRVAPELREDEARSILGSFLFKREDVHKKCRVLSGGEKSRVNLVKFLVDPPNLLLMDEPTTHLDIWAIEGLILALQKFEGTLVFISHDVHFIRSLGTKVLHINDGKVTAYAGDYDYYLEKTGAEENARAAVVAG